TGGCTGCAGAGCTCTTTTCCACCAAGAAGCTGGGCCCGGCCACCTCAACCAACACAGTTGTGCAGCAATACCAGCAGCAGAACCGGAATAACAACAACACCATTCACAGCTGCAACTGGCAAGGGCTCTATCCTACCATCCGAGAGAGGTAGGTGACCCTGTAAGCAGTAGTTAAACTGGGAATCTAATGCCTTTTGAGGAGAGACGATGTGTACATTTTAATAGATTTAAAATGGCCAAAGAAAACCAATTTATTGGGTGTACCAGCTCATACGTGCAGATAAAGTCTTAATGTGATGCCATCGACACTGTTTGCTAATCATATGACTCATGCTTTCATAGGAATTCAGTCATGTTCAACAATGAGTTGATGGCAGATGTTCACTTTGTCGTTGGTCCCCCAGGAGGGACTCAGCAAGTACCTGGGCACAAGGTAATGTCACCTTTAAACCTGTCCAATGTATGTGAGTAATTAACCGAGCAAGACCAAGCACAACATGTACAGACAGATTTATCTGTTGCATCTGcttaaatgaccaaaatgtaaaataaaatgcaATAGGCTGATATTTCTCCACATCCGCCTCTTTATGCTAAATCCTTTTGCAGATCTCTAAATTTCTTACATAATTCATGTGTTAATGTATATTCTCTCCACCTTCTGTCCCTTATCTGTCCTCCCACTATAACTTGCTCCTATTCTTTTTCTCATGTGACTCCCTATCTTCCATGTTGTCCCTCAGTATGTGCTGGCTGTGGGGAGTTCTGTGTTCCACGCCATGTTTTACGGTGAACTGGCAGAGGACAAGGAAGAGATCCGTATCCCTGATGTGGAGCCTCCCTCGTTCCTAGCCATGCTGAAGTAAGTGGACGGCGCCTCCTGACGTCTCATTAGATGCAGTCCGAGTGTTCATTGTACATTTTAGAATGTCGTATTCAGGTTAGAATGTCTTCCTTTGACGAGTCAGCAGACAATGCAAGGGCATGTGAAATTATCAAATTTTGCCTTCCCATAAATGAGAAGTTGAAGTGAACTTGTCGAGCCCTCATCTGACTCTCCCCACTCTGTTCTGGCAGGTACATCTACTGCGACGAGATCGACCTGTGTGCCGACACGGTCCTGGCTACGCTCTACGCCGCCAAGAAGTACATTGTGCCCCACCTGGCTCGGGCCTGCGTCAACTTCCTGGAGACGAGCCTGAGTGCCAAGAACGCTTGTGTGCTGCTATCCCAGAGCTGCCTGTTTGAGGAGCCCGACCTAATGCAGCGCTGCTGGGAGGTGATTGACGCCCAAGCCGAGCTGGCGCTGCGCTCCGAGGGCTTCACAGACATCGACTCGGTGACCCTGGAGAGTATCCTGCGCCGCGAGACGCTCAACGCCAAGGAGATGGTGGTATTCGAGGCGGCATTGAGCTGGGCCGAAGCCGAATGC
This genomic window from Oncorhynchus kisutch isolate 150728-3 linkage group LG20, Okis_V2, whole genome shotgun sequence contains:
- the btbd3a gene encoding BTB/POZ domain-containing protein 3, coding for MAAELFSTKKLGPATSTNTVVQQYQQQNRNNNNTIHSCNWQGLYPTIRERNSVMFNNELMADVHFVVGPPGGTQQVPGHKYVLAVGSSVFHAMFYGELAEDKEEIRIPDVEPPSFLAMLKYIYCDEIDLCADTVLATLYAAKKYIVPHLARACVNFLETSLSAKNACVLLSQSCLFEEPDLMQRCWEVIDAQAELALRSEGFTDIDSVTLESILRRETLNAKEMVVFEAALSWAEAECQRQDLTPTIENKRLALGKAIYLIRIPTMTLDDFANGAAQSGVLTLNETNDIFLWYTAAKKPELLFASKPRKGLAPQRCHRFQSCAYRSNQWRYRGRCDSIQFAVDKRVFIAGFGLYGSSCGSAEYSAKIELKRQGVPLGQSLIKYFSDGSSSTFPVWFEYPVQIEPDTFYTASVVLDGNELSYFGQEGMTEVQCGKVTFQFQCSSDSTNGTGVQGGQIPELIFYA